From a single Oreochromis niloticus isolate F11D_XX linkage group LG3, O_niloticus_UMD_NMBU, whole genome shotgun sequence genomic region:
- the LOC102077732 gene encoding uncharacterized protein LOC102077732: MMNVITALALSCFCWIAVSGSEFQTPKVQAGENVTLQCTKTFTYDVLTFWFRLVNGTTANSLAVKPVSTNVNYNAEFQTGKFEMTQNTSDVFLKIKQVDVSDSGLYFCGFVSEGRLNLRVMQLKVGDTDEPQDDMDCICEQAHEVAELTSVTLGVLSVFLLMLITGLAVQHGKSAKEHENKNPEQFENLDPGTLKDPALQSAVKRRGRPAAQKQPETHVIYTSNR, encoded by the exons ATGATGAATGTGATAACAGCTTTagctctttcttgtttct GCTGGATTGCTGTCTCAGGTTCTGAGTTTCAGACCCCAAAGGTGCAGGCAGGTGAAAATGTCACTCTGCAGTGCACCAAGACTTTCACATATGATGTTTTGACCTTCTGGTTCAGACTGGTCAACGGAACCACAGCCAACTCTCTTGCTGTTAAGCCAGTGTCTACAAATGTCAATTACAATGCTGAATTTCAAACTGGAAAATTTGAAATGACACAAAACACCTCTGATGTCTTTCTCAAAATCAAACAAGTGGATGTGTCTGACTCTGGGCTGTATTTCTGTGGATTTGTCTCAGAGGGACGTCTAAATTTAAGGGTCATGCAATTAAAGGTTGGAG ACACCGATGAGCCTCAGGATGACATGGACTGCATCTGTGAAC agGCTCACGAAGTAGCAGAGCTGACGAGTGTCACCCTGGGTGTTCTGTCTGTTTTCCTCTTAATGCTCATCACTGGTCTGGCTGTTCAACACGGGAAATCAG CTAAAGAACATGAAAATAAGAATCCAGAACAATTTGAG AATCTGGACCCTGGCACCCTGAAGGATCCAGCACTGCAATCAGCAGTAAAAAGACGCGGGAGGCCTGCAGCACAAAAGCAACCAGAAACTCATGTTATTTATACTTCCAACAGATAG